Proteins from one Polymorphobacter megasporae genomic window:
- a CDS encoding single-stranded DNA-binding protein — MTNLVIIIGNAGADPISRSIQSGGTVTSLSIATSTKWTDKNTGEIKEQTEWHRVTCFNGLGTNVAKYVRKGSKVSIQGRLHYTSWTGTDGATKYGVEILADSVEFLTPASKAGDAPKRETRTETPARTPATTGGLDDLDDDVPF, encoded by the coding sequence ATGACCAACCTCGTCATCATCATCGGCAACGCCGGCGCCGACCCGATCAGCCGCAGCATCCAGTCCGGCGGCACCGTCACCTCGCTGTCGATCGCCACCTCGACCAAGTGGACTGACAAGAATACCGGCGAGATCAAGGAGCAGACCGAGTGGCACCGCGTCACCTGCTTCAACGGCCTCGGCACCAACGTCGCCAAGTACGTCCGCAAGGGCTCGAAGGTCTCGATCCAGGGCCGCCTCCACTATACGAGCTGGACCGGCACCGACGGCGCAACGAAGTACGGCGTCGAGATCCTCGCCGACAGCGTCGAGTTCCTCACGCCCGCATCCAAGGCCGGCGATGCGCCCAAGCGCGAGACCCGCACCGAGACGCCGGCGCGCACGCCCGCAACGACTGGTGGCCTCGACGATCTGGACGACGACGTGCCGTTCTGA